In Priestia megaterium NBRC 15308 = ATCC 14581, the following proteins share a genomic window:
- a CDS encoding NCS2 family permease, translating to MKKYFRFEELGTSYRKEFIAGLTTFLSMAYILFVNPSVLSLSDVKDLPDSMRMDQGAVFTATALAAALGSIVMGVLGRYPISLAPGMGLNAFFAYTVVLTMGIPWQTALTGVMISGVIFILLTLTSLREKIINSIPIELKMAVGAGIGLFISFIGMKGAGIIVKDDATFVGLGDLTNPTTLLAVFGIVITIVLMVLRVNAAVFIGMIVTAVAGMAFGLIDTPKAVVSSVPSLDPTFGAAFQNIGDIFTVKMLVVILTFLFVDFFDTAGTMVAVASQAGLMKDNKLPRAGRALLADSSAIVVGAVLGTSSTTAYVESTAGVAAGGRSGFTAIVTAAFFLIALFFSPLLAVVTPAVTAPALITVGALMVSNLGEINWKEFEVAVPAFFTVIMMPLTYSIATGIAVGFIFYPITMLCSKRGKEVHPIMYALCIIFILYFAFLAE from the coding sequence GTGAAGAAGTATTTTCGTTTTGAAGAGCTGGGTACTAGCTATCGAAAAGAGTTTATAGCGGGCCTTACAACTTTTCTATCTATGGCTTACATTTTATTTGTTAATCCATCTGTGCTATCACTAAGTGATGTAAAGGATCTGCCTGACAGTATGAGAATGGACCAAGGGGCTGTATTTACAGCTACTGCTTTAGCGGCAGCTTTGGGATCAATTGTTATGGGAGTCCTTGGTAGGTATCCAATTTCATTAGCTCCAGGTATGGGATTAAACGCATTTTTTGCTTATACAGTTGTTCTGACAATGGGAATTCCATGGCAGACGGCTTTAACGGGTGTTATGATATCAGGTGTTATTTTTATTCTTTTAACATTAACAAGCCTGCGAGAAAAAATTATTAATTCTATTCCTATTGAATTAAAAATGGCTGTTGGAGCAGGTATTGGTTTATTTATTAGTTTTATTGGTATGAAAGGTGCCGGAATCATCGTCAAAGATGATGCCACATTTGTTGGACTGGGTGATTTAACTAACCCAACAACGTTACTTGCGGTTTTTGGCATTGTCATTACTATTGTATTAATGGTGCTTCGAGTAAATGCAGCTGTATTTATCGGTATGATTGTAACAGCTGTAGCGGGTATGGCTTTTGGTTTAATTGATACACCTAAAGCAGTTGTTTCATCAGTTCCTAGTCTTGACCCGACGTTTGGGGCAGCTTTTCAAAATATCGGTGATATCTTTACTGTAAAGATGCTAGTCGTCATTTTAACTTTCTTATTTGTTGATTTCTTCGATACAGCAGGTACGATGGTTGCTGTAGCGAGTCAAGCTGGGCTTATGAAAGATAATAAGCTTCCGCGAGCGGGCAGAGCGTTATTGGCAGATTCTAGTGCGATTGTAGTTGGTGCTGTTCTTGGTACCTCATCAACAACAGCTTATGTAGAGTCTACGGCTGGAGTAGCAGCGGGCGGACGTTCAGGGTTTACTGCAATCGTAACGGCGGCGTTTTTCTTAATTGCACTGTTCTTTTCTCCATTGTTAGCGGTCGTGACACCAGCTGTTACTGCGCCCGCTTTAATTACGGTAGGAGCTCTGATGGTGTCAAATTTAGGGGAAATTAATTGGAAAGAGTTCGAAGTAGCAGTTCCTGCATTTTTCACGGTAATTATGATGCCATTAACATACAGTATTGCAACAGGTATTGCGGTTGGTTTTATCTTTTATCCTATTACAATGTTATGCAGCAAGCGTGGAAAAGAAGTTCATCCAATTATGTATGCTCTCTGTATCATCTTCATACTCTATTTTGCATTCTTAGCAGAATAG
- a CDS encoding NETI motif-containing protein — MGKKSKKVLYELQENETIASCLDRMKKDGYMPVRRMEKPIFEEKEINGKKEYVPVKQQIVFEGKSL; from the coding sequence TTGGGTAAGAAATCAAAAAAAGTACTATACGAATTACAAGAAAATGAAACAATCGCAAGTTGTTTAGATCGGATGAAAAAAGATGGGTATATGCCCGTTCGACGCATGGAAAAGCCTATCTTTGAAGAAAAAGAAATAAATGGTAAAAAAGAGTATGTTCCGGTAAAGCAACAGATTGTTTTCGAAGGGAAAAGTCTCTAA
- the purE gene encoding 5-(carboxyamino)imidazole ribonucleotide mutase: MNVKVAVVMGSQSDWSTMKYACDILDELNIEYEKKVVSAHRTPDYMFEYAETAKERGIKVMIAGAGGAAHLPGMIAAKTILPVIGVPVKSSNLNGLDSLLSIVQMPGGVPVATVAIGKAGSTNAGLLAAQILATQDPMLSDQLENRRESIKSSVLESSDQLV; the protein is encoded by the coding sequence ATGAATGTAAAAGTTGCTGTTGTAATGGGCAGTCAGTCAGACTGGAGCACTATGAAATATGCGTGTGACATTTTAGATGAATTAAATATTGAATATGAAAAGAAAGTTGTATCAGCACATCGAACGCCGGATTATATGTTTGAGTACGCTGAAACTGCTAAAGAACGAGGGATTAAAGTTATGATTGCTGGCGCTGGTGGCGCTGCTCACTTACCTGGTATGATTGCTGCAAAAACAATTTTACCTGTAATAGGTGTACCGGTTAAATCAAGTAACTTAAACGGTTTAGATTCACTTTTATCGATTGTTCAAATGCCAGGCGGCGTACCGGTAGCTACAGTAGCTATTGGAAAAGCTGGTTCTACGAACGCTGGCCTGCTAGCAGCACAAATCTTAGCAACACAGGATCCAATGTTAAGTGATCAACTTGAAAATCGTAGAGAGTCTATTAAATCATCCGTGTTAGAAAGTAGTGATCAACTTGTCTAA
- the purK gene encoding 5-(carboxyamino)imidazole ribonucleotide synthase encodes MSNLLIPPGKTIGIVGGGQLGRMIALSAKEMGYYIAVLEPTEDSPCGQVADIKVIGNYDDRKAVEQLAEVSDVITYEFENVDVEMMKWLETKCYVPQGSHLLAVTQNRRLEKEMITKLNLDVPDYAIVTTEEELLKAVETIGYPCVVKTCRGGYDGKGQVLVKNENNIREAAELLAQSECIVEQWMNLDKEVSVIVHRNAKGETVCLPVAENIHKHHILHQTIVPARITADQEAKALQYAQEIAKGLDLVGTLAVEMFLTEEGQLYINEMAPRPHNSGHYSINACDLSQFQQHVRAICNWTLAQPTLLKPAVMVNLLGEHIENTMAKIECLDDMHLHLYGKKVAKEKRKMGHITVLADKIDEAIEKAESLGIWERTEEVTT; translated from the coding sequence TTGTCTAATTTACTTATACCTCCTGGTAAAACAATTGGAATCGTAGGCGGTGGACAGCTAGGAAGAATGATTGCACTATCTGCTAAAGAAATGGGTTATTACATTGCAGTGCTTGAACCAACAGAAGATTCTCCTTGCGGTCAAGTAGCAGATATTAAAGTCATTGGCAACTATGATGATAGAAAAGCGGTTGAACAGCTTGCTGAAGTGTCAGATGTCATCACCTATGAATTTGAAAACGTTGATGTTGAGATGATGAAATGGCTAGAAACAAAATGCTACGTGCCACAAGGCAGTCATTTACTAGCCGTTACACAAAATCGTCGTTTAGAAAAAGAAATGATTACAAAGCTTAATCTAGACGTTCCTGATTACGCAATCGTTACGACTGAAGAAGAACTTTTAAAAGCTGTCGAAACAATTGGTTATCCATGTGTCGTAAAAACTTGCCGAGGCGGATATGACGGTAAAGGGCAAGTTCTAGTGAAAAATGAGAATAATATTCGTGAAGCAGCTGAGCTATTAGCACAGTCGGAATGCATTGTAGAACAGTGGATGAACTTAGATAAAGAAGTATCAGTTATTGTACACCGCAATGCAAAAGGCGAAACGGTATGTTTACCAGTAGCTGAGAACATTCATAAGCATCATATTTTGCACCAAACGATTGTTCCGGCACGTATTACAGCAGACCAAGAAGCGAAAGCTCTTCAATATGCGCAAGAAATAGCAAAAGGATTAGATTTAGTTGGCACATTAGCAGTTGAGATGTTCCTAACTGAAGAAGGTCAGCTTTATATAAATGAAATGGCACCTAGACCTCATAATTCAGGTCATTATTCAATCAATGCTTGTGATCTTTCTCAATTTCAGCAGCATGTAAGAGCCATTTGTAACTGGACCCTAGCACAACCGACTTTATTAAAACCTGCTGTTATGGTTAACCTATTAGGGGAACATATTGAGAACACAATGGCAAAAATCGAATGTTTAGATGATATGCACTTGCATTTGTACGGAAAAAAAGTTGCAAAAGAGAAGAGAAAAATGGGACATATCACGGTATTAGCTGATAAGATAGATGAGGCGATAGAAAAAGCCGAATCTCTAGGAATTTGGGAAAGAACGGAGGAAGTAACAACATGA
- the purB gene encoding adenylosuccinate lyase: protein MIERYTRPEMAAIWTEENKFKAWLEVEILACEAWSELGHIPKEDVKLIRQNASFDINRINEIELETRHDVVAFTRAVSETLGEERKWVHYGLTSTDVVDTALSYLLKQANEILLSDLERFVEVLKEKAQEHKYTVMMGRTHGVHAEPTTFGLKMGLWYEEMKRNLERLKRAAAEVEFGKMSGAVGTFANIDPFVEKYVCEKLGISPAPISTQTLQRDRHAHYMSVLALIATSIEKFAVEVRGLQKSETREVEEYFAKGQKGSSAMPHKRNPIGSENVTGLARLIRGYMVTAYDNVPLWHERDISHSSAERVILPDATIALNYMLNRFANIVKNLTVFPDNMKRNMDRTLGLIYSQRVLLTLINKGMVREEAYDLVQPKAMEAWETQVPFRSLIEGEERITRHLSPEEIEDCFDHKHHLKNVDMIFERLGL from the coding sequence ATGATTGAACGTTATACAAGACCAGAAATGGCAGCTATTTGGACAGAAGAAAATAAATTTAAAGCTTGGTTAGAAGTTGAAATTCTAGCTTGCGAAGCATGGTCAGAATTAGGACATATTCCGAAAGAAGATGTAAAGTTAATTCGTCAAAATGCATCTTTTGATATTAACCGCATCAATGAAATTGAACTAGAAACGCGTCATGACGTAGTAGCTTTCACTCGTGCAGTATCTGAAACGCTTGGTGAAGAGCGCAAGTGGGTACACTACGGTTTGACTTCAACTGACGTAGTTGATACAGCTCTATCTTATTTATTAAAGCAAGCTAATGAAATCTTGCTAAGTGACTTAGAGCGCTTTGTAGAAGTACTAAAGGAAAAAGCTCAAGAACATAAGTATACGGTTATGATGGGACGCACGCACGGTGTACACGCTGAGCCAACGACATTTGGTTTGAAAATGGGATTATGGTACGAAGAAATGAAGCGTAACCTAGAGCGTTTAAAACGTGCTGCAGCTGAAGTGGAATTCGGTAAAATGTCAGGAGCAGTTGGAACGTTCGCTAACATCGATCCTTTCGTTGAAAAATACGTATGTGAGAAATTAGGAATTTCACCAGCACCAATCTCTACGCAAACATTACAGCGTGACCGTCATGCACACTATATGTCAGTACTAGCGTTAATTGCGACATCTATTGAGAAATTTGCAGTAGAAGTTCGCGGTCTTCAAAAGAGTGAAACACGTGAGGTTGAAGAGTACTTTGCAAAAGGTCAAAAAGGTTCATCTGCAATGCCTCATAAACGTAACCCAATCGGTTCTGAGAACGTAACGGGACTTGCTCGCTTAATTCGCGGCTATATGGTTACAGCTTATGATAATGTACCGCTTTGGCATGAGCGTGACATCTCTCATTCATCGGCAGAGCGTGTCATCTTACCTGATGCAACGATTGCTTTAAATTACATGTTAAATCGTTTTGCAAACATTGTTAAAAACTTAACAGTATTCCCTGACAACATGAAGCGCAACATGGATCGTACACTAGGATTAATTTACTCACAGCGTGTACTGTTAACACTAATCAATAAAGGCATGGTACGCGAAGAAGCATACGACTTAGTACAGCCAAAAGCAATGGAAGCATGGGAAACGCAAGTTCCTTTCCGTTCTTTAATTGAAGGCGAAGAGCGCATTACTCGCCACTTATCACCAGAAGAGATTGAAGATTGCTTCGATCATAAGCACCATTTAAAAAATGTAGATATGATTTTTGAACGTTTAGGTCTTTAA
- the purC gene encoding phosphoribosylaminoimidazolesuccinocarboxamide synthase has translation MEKQELLYEGKAKKIYATDEQDVLWVAYKNEATAFNGQKKAEISGKAQLNNQISSLLFSMLHEQGITTHFVKQLSDHEQAVKKVEIVPLEVVVRNATAGSLAKRIGVEEGIRFEQPIVELYYKDDALGDPLILAEHAIFLKAATQEEIDSLKAQALQINEILSKFFKDKDIFLVDFKLEFGRTSQGDIILADEISPDTCRFWDVHTNEKLDKDVFRRDLGGLTEAYEKILQRIGG, from the coding sequence ATGGAAAAGCAAGAGTTACTTTATGAAGGAAAAGCGAAAAAAATTTACGCTACTGATGAGCAAGATGTATTGTGGGTTGCTTATAAAAATGAAGCTACAGCATTCAACGGTCAGAAAAAAGCGGAGATTAGCGGAAAAGCACAGTTGAACAATCAAATTAGTAGTTTACTATTTTCAATGTTACATGAGCAAGGGATTACAACTCACTTTGTGAAGCAGCTTTCAGATCATGAACAAGCGGTTAAGAAAGTAGAAATTGTCCCGCTTGAAGTTGTTGTACGAAATGCTACAGCAGGAAGCCTTGCGAAGCGAATTGGCGTAGAAGAAGGTATTCGTTTTGAACAGCCAATCGTTGAACTTTACTACAAAGATGATGCGCTTGGTGATCCATTAATTCTTGCAGAACATGCGATTTTCCTTAAAGCTGCAACTCAAGAAGAGATTGATAGTTTAAAGGCACAAGCACTTCAAATCAACGAAATATTATCGAAATTTTTCAAAGATAAAGATATTTTCTTAGTGGATTTTAAATTAGAATTCGGCCGTACTTCTCAAGGCGACATTATTTTAGCGGATGAAATTTCACCTGACACTTGCCGCTTCTGGGATGTTCATACGAACGAAAAATTAGATAAAGATGTATTCCGCAGAGATTTAGGCGGTTTAACAGAAGCATACGAAAAAATCTTACAGCGAATCGGAGGATAA
- the purS gene encoding phosphoribosylformylglycinamidine synthase subunit PurS has product MYKVKVFVTLRESVLDPQGVAVKNSLHRMSYEEVEEVRIGKFLELTIDSTDSLDERVKEMCEKLLVNTVIEDYRYEVEEVVVQ; this is encoded by the coding sequence ATGTATAAAGTAAAAGTATTTGTCACATTAAGAGAAAGTGTATTAGACCCTCAAGGAGTAGCCGTTAAAAATTCATTGCACCGTATGTCTTATGAAGAAGTAGAAGAAGTACGCATCGGTAAATTTTTAGAGCTAACAATCGACAGCACAGATTCATTAGATGAACGCGTAAAAGAAATGTGTGAAAAGCTTTTAGTTAATACAGTAATTGAAGATTACCGTTACGAGGTTGAGGAGGTTGTCGTACAGTGA
- the purQ gene encoding phosphoribosylformylglycinamidine synthase subunit PurQ, with translation MKFAVIVFPGSNCDVDMYHAIKDELGEEVDYVWHDTESLDQYDGILLPGGFSYGDYLRSGAIARFSNVMDAVKKAASQGKPVLGVCNGFQILLEAGLLPGAMRRNENLKFICKTVNLKVANNETMFTNAYGKDEVIAIPVAHGEGNYYCDEHTLQKLIENNQILFQYAGDNPNGSLQDIAGITNQTGNVLGMMPHPERAVSDLLGSADGLKLFQSIVKQWREQNVVTS, from the coding sequence GTGAAATTTGCTGTAATTGTTTTTCCAGGATCAAACTGTGACGTCGATATGTATCATGCTATCAAAGATGAGCTTGGTGAAGAAGTAGATTACGTTTGGCACGATACAGAATCATTAGATCAATATGATGGTATCTTGCTTCCAGGTGGTTTCTCATATGGAGATTACCTTCGTTCAGGTGCTATCGCTCGTTTCTCAAATGTAATGGACGCTGTAAAAAAAGCAGCAAGCCAAGGAAAGCCAGTACTAGGTGTATGTAATGGATTCCAAATTTTATTAGAAGCAGGATTACTGCCAGGTGCTATGCGCCGTAATGAAAACTTAAAATTCATCTGTAAAACAGTGAATTTGAAAGTAGCTAATAACGAAACAATGTTTACAAATGCTTATGGCAAAGATGAAGTAATTGCTATTCCAGTGGCACACGGTGAAGGCAACTACTATTGTGATGAACACACGTTACAAAAATTGATTGAAAACAACCAGATTCTTTTCCAATACGCAGGTGATAATCCAAACGGAAGTCTTCAAGATATTGCAGGGATTACGAACCAAACAGGCAACGTATTAGGAATGATGCCTCACCCAGAAAGAGCGGTAAGCGATCTTTTAGGAAGCGCGGACGGACTTAAATTATTTCAATCAATCGTAAAGCAGTGGAGGGAACAAAATGTCGTTACTTCTTGA
- the purL gene encoding phosphoribosylformylglycinamidine synthase subunit PurL → MSLLLEPNVEQIKEQKLYRDMGLTDEEFANVEQLLGRTPNYTETGLFSVMWSEHCSYKNSKPVLKKFPITGEKVLQGPGEGAGIVDIGDNQAVVFKIESHNHPSAIEPYQGAATGVGGIIRDVFSMGARPIALLNSLRFGELTSPKVRHLFEEVVAGIAGYGNCVGIPTVGGEIQFEASYEGNPLVNAMCVGLINHEDIQKGQAKGVGNTVMYVGAKTGRDGIHGATFASEELSDQSDEKRPAVQVGDPFMEKLLLEACLELIKCDALVGIQDMGAAGLTSSSAEMASKAGSGIEMNLDLVPQRETGMTPYEMMLSESQERMLIVVEKGRENEIVEIVEKYGLEAVSVGHVTDDKRLRLTHNGEVVADVPVDALAEDAPVYHKPSQEPAYYREFQEQSAYAPTVENHSDMLVTLLKQPTIANKEWVYNQYDYQVRTNTVVSPGSDAAVVRVRDTNKALAMTTDCNSRYLYLDPEVGGRIAVAEAARNLVCSGAQPLAITDCLNFGNPEKPEIFWQIEKATDGMSDACRELSTPVIGGNVSLYNETKGEAIYPTPVIGMVGLIDDLNHITTQYAKQKDDLIYVIGKAEAEFAGTELQKVLENGTVFGHSPKLDLAVEKTRQDQLLQAIREGAVQSAHDIAEGGFAVALAEKVMNGSGLGVDVTVDGEATAELFSETQSRFIVTVSPENKEKFEMLVQDVTLVGRVTEDATLTVKHQENVLVQLSVEELTTAWKGALPCLLKSKA, encoded by the coding sequence ATGTCGTTACTTCTTGAACCAAATGTAGAGCAAATTAAAGAACAAAAGTTATATCGAGACATGGGATTAACAGACGAAGAGTTTGCGAATGTAGAGCAACTGCTTGGTCGTACTCCTAATTATACAGAAACAGGCTTATTCTCTGTTATGTGGTCAGAGCACTGCAGTTATAAAAACTCTAAGCCTGTACTGAAAAAATTCCCTATCACGGGTGAAAAAGTATTACAAGGTCCTGGTGAAGGAGCTGGTATCGTTGATATTGGTGACAACCAAGCCGTTGTATTTAAAATCGAAAGTCATAACCATCCATCAGCGATTGAACCTTATCAAGGAGCAGCAACTGGTGTAGGTGGTATCATTCGTGACGTCTTTTCAATGGGAGCAAGACCGATTGCACTTTTAAACTCTTTGCGTTTTGGTGAATTAACATCTCCAAAGGTTCGTCATTTGTTTGAGGAAGTAGTAGCGGGAATCGCAGGTTACGGTAACTGTGTAGGAATCCCAACAGTAGGCGGAGAAATTCAGTTTGAAGCTTCATATGAAGGAAATCCGCTTGTTAACGCTATGTGTGTGGGTTTAATTAATCACGAAGACATTCAAAAAGGTCAAGCTAAAGGCGTTGGCAACACGGTTATGTACGTAGGAGCAAAAACAGGCCGCGACGGCATCCACGGCGCAACATTTGCTTCTGAAGAACTATCTGATCAGTCAGATGAAAAACGTCCTGCTGTACAAGTAGGAGATCCATTTATGGAAAAACTTCTTCTTGAAGCTTGCTTAGAACTTATCAAGTGTGACGCTTTAGTCGGTATTCAAGATATGGGTGCTGCGGGCTTAACAAGTTCTTCAGCAGAGATGGCAAGTAAAGCGGGTTCTGGTATTGAAATGAACCTTGATCTTGTACCTCAGCGTGAAACAGGTATGACACCATATGAAATGATGCTTTCAGAATCTCAAGAGCGCATGCTTATCGTTGTTGAAAAAGGCCGTGAAAATGAAATCGTAGAAATCGTAGAAAAATACGGATTAGAAGCTGTTTCAGTTGGTCATGTAACCGACGATAAGCGCCTTCGTTTAACTCATAACGGAGAAGTAGTAGCAGATGTTCCTGTAGATGCATTAGCAGAAGATGCACCGGTATACCACAAGCCATCTCAAGAACCAGCATACTATCGTGAGTTCCAAGAGCAGTCAGCATATGCTCCTACTGTTGAAAATCACAGTGATATGTTAGTAACACTTTTAAAACAGCCTACTATTGCAAACAAAGAGTGGGTTTACAACCAATATGACTATCAAGTACGTACAAACACAGTTGTATCTCCTGGATCTGATGCGGCGGTTGTTCGTGTACGTGATACAAATAAAGCATTAGCGATGACAACAGACTGTAACTCTCGCTATTTATACCTAGACCCAGAAGTAGGCGGCCGTATTGCAGTAGCAGAAGCTGCTCGTAACCTTGTATGTTCAGGTGCCCAGCCTCTTGCAATTACAGACTGCTTAAACTTCGGTAACCCTGAAAAACCAGAAATCTTCTGGCAAATTGAAAAAGCAACAGACGGTATGAGCGACGCTTGCCGTGAGCTATCAACTCCGGTTATCGGCGGTAACGTATCTCTTTACAATGAAACAAAAGGTGAAGCAATTTACCCAACTCCTGTTATCGGAATGGTTGGTTTGATCGACGATCTCAACCATATTACAACTCAATATGCGAAGCAAAAAGATGACTTAATCTATGTGATTGGTAAAGCTGAAGCAGAATTCGCAGGTACTGAGCTTCAAAAAGTACTAGAAAACGGTACGGTATTTGGGCATTCACCTAAATTAGATTTAGCAGTTGAAAAAACACGTCAAGATCAGCTTCTTCAAGCAATTCGTGAAGGCGCAGTTCAATCTGCTCACGATATTGCAGAAGGAGGATTCGCGGTAGCCCTAGCTGAAAAAGTGATGAACGGCAGCGGATTAGGTGTGGACGTAACGGTAGACGGCGAAGCAACAGCAGAGCTATTCAGTGAAACACAATCACGTTTTATCGTAACGGTTTCTCCAGAGAATAAAGAAAAATTCGAAATGCTTGTACAAGATGTAACATTAGTAGGACGCGTAACAGAAGACGCAACATTAACTGTTAAACATCAAGAAAATGTTCTTGTTCAATTATCAGTTGAAGAATTAACTACTGCTTGGAAAGGAGCGCTTCCATGCTTGCTGAAATCAAAGGCTTAA
- the purF gene encoding amidophosphoribosyltransferase, whose product MLAEIKGLNEECGVFGVWGHENASQIAYYGLHSLQHRGQEGAGIAVTDGEKVTVMKGVGLVNEVFGHGELEQLNGKAAIGHVRYATAGGGGFENVQPLHFRSHSGSLALAHNGNLVNANALKHQLENQGSIFQSTSDTEVLAHLIKRSGYEDMKDKVKNALSMVKGAYAFVILTEDTMMVALDPHGLRPLSIGRLGDAYVVASETCAFDIVGAVHERDVEPGELLIINDEGIQSERFTLNVNRAICSMEYIYFSRPDSNIDGINVHSARKNLGKQLAVESPIEADVVTGVPDSSISAAIGFAEQSGIPYELGLIKNRYVGRTFIQPSQELREQGVKMKLSPVRKIVEGKRVVMVDDSIVRGTTSRRIVRMLREAGATEVHVRISSPPIKNPCFYGIDTSSSSELIAATRSVEEIRELIEADSLVFLSNEGLVDAIGRQYEGNGGQCMACFTGKYPTEIYPDTVHPHEKVTC is encoded by the coding sequence ATGCTTGCTGAAATCAAAGGCTTAAACGAAGAATGTGGCGTATTCGGTGTATGGGGACATGAAAATGCAAGCCAGATTGCTTATTACGGTTTGCATAGCTTGCAGCACCGCGGACAAGAAGGCGCTGGTATTGCTGTAACAGACGGAGAAAAAGTGACAGTAATGAAAGGTGTCGGTCTTGTTAACGAAGTATTTGGCCACGGAGAGTTAGAGCAACTAAACGGTAAAGCAGCAATTGGACACGTTCGTTATGCAACAGCTGGAGGCGGAGGGTTTGAAAATGTTCAACCCCTTCACTTCCGCTCTCATAGCGGAAGCCTTGCGTTAGCTCATAATGGAAACTTGGTTAATGCAAATGCATTAAAGCATCAGCTGGAAAACCAAGGGAGTATTTTTCAATCAACATCGGATACAGAAGTACTTGCTCATTTAATTAAACGAAGCGGCTATGAAGATATGAAAGATAAAGTAAAAAATGCTTTATCAATGGTTAAAGGCGCATACGCATTCGTTATCTTAACAGAAGATACGATGATGGTTGCACTTGACCCTCACGGATTGCGTCCGTTATCAATTGGACGATTAGGTGATGCTTATGTAGTAGCTTCTGAAACATGTGCGTTTGATATTGTTGGAGCAGTTCATGAGCGTGATGTAGAGCCGGGTGAATTACTCATTATTAATGATGAAGGTATTCAATCAGAACGTTTCACATTAAACGTAAACCGCGCAATTTGCAGTATGGAATATATTTATTTCTCAAGACCAGACAGTAATATTGATGGAATCAATGTTCACTCTGCTCGTAAAAACCTTGGGAAACAACTTGCAGTTGAGTCACCGATTGAAGCAGACGTTGTAACAGGCGTTCCCGATTCAAGTATTTCAGCAGCGATCGGTTTTGCAGAACAGTCAGGAATTCCATACGAATTGGGTTTAATTAAGAATCGATACGTAGGCCGTACGTTCATTCAGCCTTCACAAGAATTGCGTGAACAAGGTGTAAAAATGAAGCTGTCTCCTGTACGTAAAATTGTAGAGGGTAAACGTGTTGTCATGGTAGATGACTCTATCGTTCGCGGCACAACAAGCCGTCGCATTGTTCGTATGCTTCGAGAAGCAGGAGCAACTGAAGTACATGTACGCATCAGTTCACCCCCTATCAAAAATCCATGTTTTTATGGAATTGACACGTCGTCATCCTCTGAGCTAATTGCTGCTACGCGCTCTGTTGAAGAAATTCGTGAATTGATTGAAGCTGATTCACTTGTTTTCTTAAGCAACGAAGGGTTAGTAGATGCAATCGGCAGACAGTATGAAGGCAACGGCGGACAGTGTATGGCATGTTTCACTGGAAAGTATCCAACTGAAATTTATCCAGATACTGTACACCCTCATGAAAAGGTAACTTGTTAG